From Streptomyces sp. NBC_01754, a single genomic window includes:
- a CDS encoding AMP-binding protein codes for MTDARGSWTYRELADHSHRFSAWLRERGIGPGDRLVVQLPSTRELTAMLYGASRSGVTFVPLNPAMKPFHLESVLANAEPALVVVPGTVRAERASLTPAPVLDMETVWARTVATDYAPAAGDDAAKVRPDDIAVLVYTSGSTSAPKAVMCPHAQMTFASRSIQQVLDYRADDVVFCRFPLSWDYGLYKVLLAALGRSEIVLAGEESDLVLVKRMRETGATVVPIVPSLAAMIATLASRDTEPAPPVRLFTNTGAALPDATITALRENFPGVRVVRQFGQTECKRISIMPPGMDGEKPGSVGLPLPGTEVRILDPEGRALPAGETGEIIAAGPHVMPGYWCAPELTDKAFRPDPVTGGLLLHTGDFGSLDEDGFLYFEGRRDDMFKRKGIRMSVLEIEGAAMAVPGVRAAAAVPPSDTHDLALFVEADLAPQVVLRELTKLLEPQKVPGVCRVLKEFPLTLHGKNARQVLTEMLAGSHQ; via the coding sequence GTGACCGACGCCCGGGGATCGTGGACCTACCGGGAGCTGGCCGACCACAGCCACCGGTTCAGTGCCTGGCTACGTGAGCGTGGCATCGGCCCCGGCGACCGGCTGGTGGTCCAGCTGCCCAGTACCCGGGAGTTGACCGCCATGCTCTACGGCGCCTCCCGTAGCGGCGTCACGTTCGTGCCCCTGAACCCGGCGATGAAACCGTTCCATCTGGAGTCGGTCCTCGCCAACGCCGAACCGGCCCTGGTCGTCGTCCCCGGCACGGTCCGGGCGGAGCGGGCGTCCCTGACGCCGGCCCCGGTGCTGGACATGGAGACGGTCTGGGCCCGGACGGTCGCCACCGACTACGCCCCGGCCGCCGGAGACGACGCGGCCAAGGTGCGGCCGGACGACATCGCCGTCCTCGTCTACACCTCGGGCAGCACGTCGGCCCCCAAGGCCGTGATGTGCCCGCACGCGCAGATGACGTTCGCGTCCCGGTCCATTCAGCAGGTGCTGGACTACCGCGCCGACGACGTGGTGTTCTGCCGGTTCCCGCTGTCCTGGGACTACGGCCTGTACAAGGTGCTGCTCGCCGCACTGGGCCGGTCCGAGATCGTGCTGGCCGGGGAGGAGTCCGACCTGGTGCTGGTGAAGCGGATGCGGGAGACCGGGGCGACCGTCGTCCCCATCGTGCCGTCCCTCGCCGCCATGATCGCCACGCTGGCGTCCCGTGACACCGAACCGGCCCCTCCCGTCCGCCTGTTCACCAACACCGGCGCGGCGCTGCCGGACGCCACCATCACCGCGCTGCGGGAGAACTTCCCGGGCGTGCGGGTGGTCCGCCAGTTCGGCCAGACCGAGTGCAAGCGCATCTCGATCATGCCGCCCGGAATGGACGGCGAGAAGCCCGGCTCCGTGGGGCTCCCGCTGCCCGGGACCGAGGTGCGGATCCTCGACCCCGAGGGCCGGGCGCTGCCGGCCGGCGAGACCGGCGAGATCATCGCCGCCGGCCCCCATGTCATGCCGGGGTACTGGTGCGCGCCCGAGCTGACGGACAAAGCCTTCCGGCCGGACCCGGTGACCGGCGGACTACTGCTGCACACCGGAGACTTCGGCTCCCTCGACGAGGACGGCTTCCTGTACTTCGAGGGCCGCCGCGACGACATGTTCAAGCGCAAGGGCATCAGGATGAGCGTCCTGGAGATCGAGGGCGCGGCCATGGCGGTGCCCGGCGTGCGGGCCGCCGCCGCCGTGCCGCCCTCCGACACGCACGACCTGGCGCTGTTCGTCGAGGCCGATCTGGCGCCGCAGGTCGTGCTCCGTGAGCTGACGAAGCTGCTGGAGCCGCAGAAGGTACCGGGCGTCTGCCGGGTTCTCAAGGAATTCCCCCTCACCCTGCACGGCAAAAACGCCCGGCAGGTTCTCACCGAGATGCTCGCCGGGAGCCACCAGTGA
- a CDS encoding AMP-binding protein, with protein sequence MTSPDTALDALAARFLRGLSLSPGSAAVVAGGASVTYTAAHERALLWAGALPVPPSGPRAPVGVLAGRGVDAYLAILACVYAGVPVVPLLADFPAARSRHMLRAAGVSALIVDDAGLAALGELELGDEIPVLVAGRTGAEKDGSGLRRLVPDPAHALAEPRTVASSDVAYVLFTSGSTGSPKGVRLTHGNMAHYFRLMDEWYDFTADDVFSQAANLNWDSAVSDLWCAWGAGATLVSVPAHAYRDMPAFLAEHHVSVWFSAPSAIALIRRMGGLGPGSLPSLRWTYFGGEALKCDDADDWQRAAPHSAVVNVYGPTEMTITTHRHLWRPEVSRRLGVNGVVPLGVLHEGHEQLLLSDDGQEADDEGELCLWGPQLSAGYLDPEHGRGRCAEWAGRTWYRTGDRVRRTPGGDLVYLGRIDAQVQIQGLRVELAEIDHAVRGCTGVVDAVTVTRHTAQGTELFVFYTGDHESAGALGRAVSRQLPSGMVPRHYHHLDEFPLNPNRKIDRLVLARRAQELLTAVN encoded by the coding sequence GTGACATCACCCGATACGGCACTGGACGCGCTCGCCGCGCGCTTTCTGCGCGGACTGTCCCTCTCCCCCGGCAGCGCGGCGGTCGTGGCGGGTGGTGCGTCGGTGACGTACACGGCGGCGCACGAGCGGGCGCTGCTGTGGGCGGGCGCTCTGCCCGTGCCGCCGAGTGGGCCGCGCGCGCCCGTCGGTGTGCTGGCCGGCCGCGGGGTGGACGCCTATCTCGCGATCCTGGCGTGCGTGTACGCCGGGGTCCCGGTGGTGCCCCTGCTGGCGGACTTCCCCGCCGCCCGCAGCCGGCACATGCTGCGCGCCGCGGGCGTGTCGGCGCTGATCGTGGACGACGCGGGCCTGGCCGCCCTGGGCGAGCTGGAGCTCGGCGACGAGATACCGGTCCTGGTGGCCGGGCGGACCGGCGCCGAGAAGGACGGGTCCGGGCTGCGGCGGTTGGTCCCCGACCCGGCGCACGCCCTGGCCGAGCCGCGAACGGTCGCCTCCTCGGACGTGGCGTACGTGCTCTTCACCTCGGGTTCCACGGGCAGCCCCAAGGGTGTGCGGCTCACCCACGGCAACATGGCTCACTACTTCCGGCTGATGGACGAGTGGTACGACTTCACCGCCGACGACGTCTTCTCCCAGGCGGCGAACCTGAACTGGGACTCGGCCGTGTCGGACCTGTGGTGCGCCTGGGGGGCGGGAGCCACCCTGGTGTCGGTGCCCGCCCACGCGTACCGCGACATGCCGGCGTTCCTGGCGGAGCACCACGTCTCTGTGTGGTTCTCCGCGCCGAGCGCCATCGCGTTGATCCGGCGCATGGGAGGTCTGGGCCCCGGCTCACTGCCGTCGCTGCGCTGGACGTACTTCGGCGGCGAGGCCCTGAAGTGCGACGACGCGGACGACTGGCAGCGCGCCGCACCGCACTCGGCCGTCGTCAACGTGTACGGACCCACCGAGATGACGATCACCACGCACCGGCATCTCTGGCGCCCCGAGGTCTCGCGACGGCTGGGCGTCAACGGAGTGGTGCCGCTCGGCGTACTCCACGAGGGGCATGAGCAGCTACTGCTGTCCGACGACGGCCAGGAGGCCGACGACGAGGGCGAACTGTGCCTCTGGGGACCGCAGCTGAGCGCGGGATATCTGGATCCGGAACACGGGCGGGGCCGCTGTGCCGAGTGGGCGGGGCGGACCTGGTACCGGACCGGTGACCGGGTGCGCCGCACACCCGGCGGGGACCTGGTGTACCTGGGGCGGATCGACGCCCAGGTGCAGATACAGGGCCTGCGGGTGGAACTGGCCGAGATCGACCACGCGGTGCGCGGCTGCACCGGCGTCGTCGACGCGGTGACGGTCACCCGCCACACGGCACAGGGCACCGAACTGTTCGTGTTCTACACCGGCGACCACGAGTCCGCCGGCGCGCTGGGCCGGGCGGTGTCCCGGCAGCTGCCCTCGGGCATGGTCCCGCGGCACTACCACCACCTCGACGAATTCCCGCTCAATCCGAACCGGAAGATCGACCGGCTGGTGCTGGCGCGGCGCGCCCAGGAACTCCTGACAGCCGTGAATTAG
- a CDS encoding phosphopantetheine-binding protein — protein MWDENFEELLRRHLPFLGPEEALGADAHLKDLGLDSLGTVELLAALEGAYDVRFLDDALSAETFATPALLWKTLGRLIGTPA, from the coding sequence ATGTGGGATGAAAATTTCGAAGAGCTTCTCCGGCGTCATCTTCCGTTCCTCGGGCCCGAAGAGGCCCTCGGAGCCGACGCCCATCTGAAGGACCTGGGACTGGACTCGCTGGGCACGGTCGAACTGCTGGCCGCTCTCGAGGGCGCCTACGACGTCCGGTTCCTGGACGACGCCCTGAGCGCGGAGACCTTCGCCACTCCGGCCCTGCTCTGGAAGACCCTCGGCCGGCTCATCGGGACCCCCGCCTGA
- a CDS encoding ACP S-malonyltransferase, whose amino-acid sequence MSTRKAVIFPGMGPSRFEDVGKFMVTNRHARELVALADDTLGYSLVDRYREAEGDYSEPAQIAFLVNCLAVARWATDTLDMTADYCTGPSFGGKAAAVHAGALSARDAIRMTAGFARCMDEYFAEEYTDVVTHSFARTPQDALDLILGELREDDEWFDVSCHVDHDFTMLSLREGRLEWLQQRLRSLGGLPLYTLRPPMHSAAFGALRRKAEEQVFADIRFSTPALPVVSDHDGTPVETAEGVRSMLLDGFVRPVRWPEVVGSLRDLGVGTVYVAGQDALFGRVGVTTGAFEVTPLTPQLAMRPRRRFAA is encoded by the coding sequence ATGAGCACACGCAAGGCCGTCATATTCCCCGGCATGGGACCGTCCCGCTTCGAGGACGTCGGGAAGTTCATGGTGACCAACCGGCACGCCCGGGAACTGGTCGCCCTGGCCGACGACACACTCGGCTACTCCCTCGTCGACCGCTACCGGGAGGCCGAGGGCGACTACTCCGAGCCCGCCCAGATCGCCTTCCTCGTCAACTGTCTGGCCGTGGCCCGCTGGGCGACGGACACCTTGGACATGACGGCGGACTACTGCACCGGGCCCAGCTTCGGCGGCAAGGCCGCCGCCGTGCACGCCGGAGCCCTGTCGGCGCGGGACGCGATCCGGATGACGGCGGGGTTCGCCCGCTGTATGGACGAGTACTTCGCCGAGGAGTACACCGACGTCGTCACGCACTCCTTCGCCCGGACCCCGCAGGACGCGCTGGACCTGATCCTCGGGGAACTGCGCGAGGACGACGAGTGGTTCGACGTCTCGTGCCACGTCGACCACGACTTCACCATGCTCTCGCTGCGTGAGGGGCGGCTGGAGTGGCTCCAGCAGCGGCTGCGTTCGCTGGGCGGGCTGCCGCTCTACACCCTGCGTCCCCCCATGCACTCGGCGGCGTTCGGCGCGCTGCGGCGCAAGGCCGAGGAGCAGGTCTTCGCGGACATCAGGTTCTCGACGCCGGCTCTGCCGGTCGTCTCCGACCACGACGGGACACCGGTGGAGACCGCCGAGGGCGTCCGGAGCATGCTGTTGGACGGCTTCGTCCGCCCGGTGCGGTGGCCCGAAGTAGTGGGCTCGCTGCGTGACCTGGGCGTCGGCACGGTGTACGTCGCCGGTCAGGACGCCCTGTTCGGACGGGTCGGGGTCACCACCGGGGCCTTCGAGGTCACCCCGCTGACCCCCCAGCTCGCCATGCGGCCACGTCGCCGGTTCGCCGCCTGA